The Theileria orientalis strain Shintoku DNA, chromosome 3, complete genome genome window below encodes:
- a CDS encoding uncharacterized protein (protein of unknown function DUF529 repeat containing protein), with protein MDKYTVFRSVLIFLLLCYGKKFVDANERNQPGSISQPNSGIIPPQIVRRNESIPLNQSTGFHQQSAPNQGVQQGSQYFTEIKINRTARCKSINLISLNLDIRRSTNEVNYSLQDGTHNFICKEGFLINEVTKDNTVVWVPKTSAYAYGMVFIENYEGRPKLTALIDDDDFGQPQNFQPPPQPAQVQQPRPQARPAQPAQFQQPQARPAQPQHPQGQQQQLFQQQPPQHTVQEVFHTPMPSQENPVPDSDIALNDIFIVDRNDSPGSADSDDVEVRRGNSDSSYVSENYGIDNETSDMEFLNHSPKRRPASSDGSYNGNGRGRNYEEFTIGSQGEPLYSSGYSDGSDRSRGRRSRIPRPSKHGPVTSEVRNIIVLDVGIGDNLGYDMIENPNNVIFKAKQNFLFNKVKNGNQVVWEPKNPGDYANKVLVKIEKDNKLSYEVFIHEEPVEDDGDVEAIPVHVSKRQDHPPVHPHVQPHVQPQHAQSQTFAPDVNILTLDMRGTLRVNDFNHFMLTRHLNILKYQFINDAKCVEVKYLRETVWKAEQHFPLSVAFNRSDNTFVIDFGTAYVHCKKTGNTWTNATHQYSAGNDQLGVKYNQSYPRDVGNAVEPKSDVTPLAHKATAIVDIDTRKSANEFEFSKKSDDCGTYTPKHNFIFKVVKGSVTRIGGKVDIWHPDSEDEYVTKVVIDGVSFNAKVNNATLFLANGNIKHFTILKKEWVEIDPTVILNIESKKTTCEFDVFAEGHIKTFTPKGHFLFQGIKQSVGSSCTRADIDIWETNDPLEYGTKVVVVTSKQSEKYVAMFLLNRTFKLFYKSGKNSMWKDESDIPSTVSNLKLLGVDISDDKYYGIRKGQKKGTRVSELSVTEGTGDPSLGGDRIQVVHGSLDGHLPGDPNANYTAPNLRNMTQASEPVQFTRRSAGPSGPVSTQETVRKVVVEHVPRDPREIVQSEESTVTYRDSGTSMSEDSDYEHHSGHSDWIPLKR; from the coding sequence ATGGACAAATATACCGTATTTAGGTccgttttaatatttttgttgttATGTTATGGCAAAAAGTTCGTAGACGCGAACGAACGGAACCAACCGGGCTCAATATCGCAACCAAATTCTGGTATAATCCCACCACAGATTGTAAGAAGGAATGAATCAATTCCGTTGAATCAATCTACAGGATTCCATCAACAATCTGCGCCAAACCAGGGGGTACAGCAGGGATCTCAGTACTTCACTGAAATTAAGATTAACCGAACTGCGCGTTGCAAATCCATTAATCTCATCTCTCTCAACCTTGACATTAGGAGAAGCACAAATGAGGTCAATTACAGCTTACAAGATGGAACTCACAATTTCATCTGCAAGGAAGGATTCCTAATTAATGAGGTGACAAAGGATAACACTGTTGTATGGGTACCCAAGACCAGTGCTTATGCCTATGGAATGGTATTCATCGAGAACTATGAAGGAAGGCCTAAGCTAACAGCCCTCATTGATGACGACGATTTCGGTCAACCTCAGAACTTTCAACCACCACCTCAACCtgctcaagttcaacagcCACGGCCTCAAGCACGACCTGCTCAGCCCGCTCAATTTCAACAGCCACAGGCCCGACCTGCCCAGCCACAACATCCCCAGGGTCAGCAACAACAACTGTTCCAACAACAGCCTCCTCAGCACACTGTCCAAGAAGTGTTCCATACTCCTATGCCGTCTCAAGAAAACCCTGTTCCTGATAGCGATATTGCCCTTAACGACATTTTTATCGTAGACCGCAACGACTCCCCTGGTTCCGCTGATTCCGATGACGTCGAAGTTAGACGTGGCAATTCTGATTCTTCCTATGTTTCTGAAAATTACGGCATTGATAACGAGACTAGTGACATGGAATTCCTAAACCACAGTCCAAAAAGAAGACCAGCTTCCTCTGACGGGAGCTATAATGGAAATGGTCGTGGAAGAAACTACGAAGAATTTACGATAGGATCACAGGGCGAACCTCTGTATAGCTCCGGGTACAGCGACGGCTCCGATCGGAGCAGAGGTCGTAGGAGTAGAATTCCGAGGCCGTCGAAACATGGTCCAGTCACTTCTGAAGTTAGGAATATAATCGTCTTAGACGTTGGGATAGGAGACAACCTGGGTTACGATATGATTGAAAATCCTAATAATGTCATTTTCAAAGCCAAGCAGAACTTCCTGTTTAACAAGGTCAAGAATGGCAATCAAGTCGTTTGGGAGCCTAAAAACCCTGGCGATTATGCCAACAAAGTCCTTGTTAAAATCGAAAAGGATAACAAACTCAGCTACGAAGTGTTCATTCATGAGGAGCCTGTTGAGGATGATGGTGATGTTGAGGCGATTCCAGTTCATGTTAGCAAACGTCAAGATCATCCACCTGTTCATCCACATGTTCAGCCACATGTTCAACCACAACATGCCCAAAGTCAAACCTTTGCACCTGATGTTAACATTTTAACTCTCGACATGAGAGGTACTTTGAGAGTCAACGATTTTAATCACTTCATGCTGACGAGACACTTGAACATCCTGAAGTACCAGTTCATTAACGACGCCAAGTGTGTTGAGGTTAAGTATCTTAGAGAAACTGTTTGGAAAGCTGAGCAACATTTCCCACTTTCTGTTGCGTTCAACAGATCCGATAACACCTTCGTCATCGATTTTGGTACTGCGTACGTTCACTGCAAAAAGACTGGCAACACTTGGACTAACGCTACGCATCAGTATAGTGCCGGAAACGACCAACTGGGCGTCAAATATAACCAATCGTATCCCCGAGACGTAGGCAACGCAGTTGAGCCAAAAAGCGACGTGACCCCTCTGGCCCATAAAGCCACGGCTATCGTTGACATCGATACTAGAAAGTCTGCCAACGAATTTGAGTTTTCCAAGAAGAGCGACGACTGTGGTACTTATACTCCTAAGCacaactttatttttaaggTCGTGAAGGGCAGCGTTACGAGAATTGGCGGCAAAGTCGACATCTGGCATCCAGATTCCGAAGATGAGTACGTCACCAAGGTCGTCATCGACGGCGTCAGCTTCAATGCCAAGGTCAACAACGCAACTCTGTTCCTGGCCAACGGCAACATCAAGCACTTCACAatcctgaagaaggagtggGTTGAAATTGATCCGACCGTAATCCTCAACATCGAGAGCAAGAAGACCACATGTGAGTTCGACGTCTTCGCTGAGGGCCACATCAAAACGTTCACCCCCAAGGGCCACTTCCTGTTCCAGGGAATTAAGCAGAGCGTCGGAAGTTCGTGTACCAGGGCCGACATCGACATCTGGGAGACTAACGACCCGCTCGAGTACGGCACCAAGGTTGTGGTCGTCACCAGCAAGCAGTCCGAGAAGTACGTCGCCATGTTCCTTCTCAACCGCACCTTCAAGCTCTTCTACAAATCAGGCAAGAACTCAATGTGGAAAGACGAGTCAGACATCCCGTCTACCGTTAGCAACCTTAAGCTCCTGGGCGTCGACATTTCCGACGATAAGTACTACGGAATCCGTAAAGGCCAGAAGAAAGGCACCCGCGTGTCAGAACTGTCCGTCACCGAGGGCACCGGAGACCCCAGCCTGGGCGGTGATAGAATTCAAGTCGTGCACGGAAGTCTAGACGGCCACTTACCAGGCGACCCTAACGCCAACTACACAGCGCCAAACCTTCGAAATATGACACAGGCGTCAGAGCCTGTGCAGTTCACGCGAAGAAGTGCCGGTCCTTCGGGGCCTGTGAGCACTCAAGAGACGGTCAGAAAGGTGGTTGTTGAACATGTCCCGCGCGACCCCCGCGAAATAGTCCAGAGCGAAGAGTCAACAGTGACCTACAGAGATAGCGGAACCTCGATGAGCGAGGACTCCGACTACGAACACCATTCAGGACATTCGGATTGGATTCCCTTGAAACGTTAA
- a CDS encoding uncharacterized protein (ubiquitin interacting motif domain containing protein), producing MKEDVSKVVGRFNDNSGVKIGNNGTIKDIRKTEGQKVMKKGISPYLLIYIILWHGKRFGTVVNADSDTSESGTEQETTKSVASTTYSKTKGPSSVKLARQGSSQSIPGSESELINLDVNAKQNTNQYTYSVHNDVHRFIARENCWFNAATKRGVTFWKAKDVKEYGKKVVIRKVDGESRFRVYFAADTPETEDEGKPKAPEREEHVPVEVDTENLIILNVKNKETTDEYDYDYDSVEDVHTYTAKRPYLFGIVYKGRHVVWETQDGRYPNKALVLKDENDEPYLRVFFPEAPVAPPARVVTEEERDEDEILEEAEEMSEEEEEGVAFPGLVVEDMRQLLKERMPIALNIKSKQTNSQYTFSKEGDIGTYTATESFGFSSVSRNEERIWSQKDKTQIAIKVHFDGLGLTSSVKNVSIELIDGTFRHLSRTQNVWSLQGTKLRLDVAKRYPTLFYDYLEHHDVGTFTAKFDNVFQDVYVGPFCCAAFCSDNMTPIWNAAKNEYAKKVVIYLNLCTNRPSFVSVHMSKNKINHYEKRGSFWTLTQPYLELDIDKKDSCYEFYYAGYDEIRSYCANYNFVFTRVHQSSVDIWRAEKKKYAKMVMMNGDGNTIPATKMAIVLDNGKKLYFNREGGRWVKGEGFPPFELDLDDTFSTDYVEYEADAEKKTESFTTKHGFLMRSVIQDGIIWHTDNPKEYGVRVLTLNDKLDVIVFSQNGKVRQFNRSDEGQPWMEVKPKVPKEEKKKKKKKEEEDIFVEDDKAKVKGIVLDLSKQQSTDKFTFRRKDDKEIYKVKEEHKFKSVQVGASPGDKDKIYVAKDIDEFVTKVEIDRSDDPGYINDVLLHLVDGTQKQFVKVGRNKKWCEVVSV from the exons ATGAAGGAAGATGTGTCGAAAGTTGTAGGACGGTTTAATGACAATTCGGGGGTAAAAATCGGAAATAACGGGACCATTAAGGACATAAGAAAAA CAGAAGGCCAAAAAGTAATGAAAAAAGG TATATCACCCTACTTGttgatatatattattcTATGGCATGGGAAGAGGTTTGGTACAGTAGTAAATGCCGATTCCGATACTAGCGAGTCCGGAACTGAACAAGAGACCACGAAATCAGTGGCCAGCACAACGTATAGTAAAACTAAAGGCCCAAGCAGTGTAAAACTGGCTAGACAAGGTTCTTCCCAATCAATTCCCGGATCTGAGTCAGAACTTATAAATTTAGACGTCAACGCAAAACAAAACACTAACCAATACACATATTCTGTACACAACGATGTTCATAGATTTATTGCTAGAGAGAATTGTTGGTTTAATGCCGCAACAAAACGCGGAGTTACATTTTGGAAAGCCAAAGATGTAAAAGAGTACGGTAAGAAGGTAGTAATCAGGAAGGTGGATGGGGAATCAAGATTCAGAGTATACTTCGCAGCAGATACCCCGGAAACCGAAGACGAAGGTAAACCGAAGGCTCCAGAAAGAGAGGAGCATGTACCCGTTGAGGTTGATACCGAGAATCTTATCATTCTCAACgtcaaaaataaagagaCGACTGACGAGTATGATTATGATTACGATTCAGTAGAAGATGTACACACGTATACCGCTAAACGCCCATACCTGTTCGGCATCGTATACAAAGGCAGGCACGTAGTGTGGGAGACCCAAGATGGCAGGTACCCCAATAAAGCCCTGGTGCTAAAGGATGAAAACGATGAACCATATTTGAGGGTGTTCTTCCCAGAAGCGCCAGTAGCACCTCCAGCAAGAGTGGTGACGGAGGAGGAACGCGATGAGGATGAGATCCTGGAAGAGGCAGAAGAAATGtcggaggaggaagaagagggtGTAGCATTCCCTGGATTAGTAGTAGAGGATATGCGGCAGCTCTTGAAGGAAAGAATGCCGATTGCACTCAACATTAAGTCCAAGCAGACAAACTCACAATACACCTTCTCGAAGGAAGGAGACATAGGAACATACACAGCGACAGAGTCGTTCGGTTTCAGCTCCGTGTCAAGAAACGAAGAGAGGATATGGTCGCAAAAGGACAAAACACAAATTGCAATAAAGGTGCATTTTGATGGGCTCGGTCTGACATCCTCAGTGAAAAATGTGTCAATTGAGCTCATTGACGGAACTTTCAGGCACTTATCAAGAACACAAAACGTATGGTCGTTACAAGGAACTAAACTACGCCTCGACGTAGCTAAGAGGTACCCGACGCTATTCTACGACTACCTGGAGCACCACGATGTGGGAACATTCACAGCAAAATTTGACAATGTCTTCCAGGACGTGTACGTGGGACCGTTCTGCTGTGCAGCATTCTGCTCAGACAACATGACGCCCATTTGGAACGCAGCAAAAAACGAGTACGCCAAGAAGGTGGTAATATACCTAAACCTATGTACAAACAGACCTAGCTTCGTGTCAGTGCACATGTCTAAGAACAAAATCAACCACTACGAGAAGAGAGGGTCATTCTGGACTCTGACGCAGCCGTACTTAGAGTTGGACATTGACAAGAAGGACAGCTGTTACGAGTTCTACTACGCAGGATACGACGAAATCAGATCATACTGCGCAAACTACAATTTTGTGTTCACAAGAGTGCACCAGTCCTCGGTGGACATTTGGAGAGCCGAGAAGAAAAAGTACGCAAAAATGGTCATGATGAACGGAGATGGAAACACAATACCGGCAACGAAAATGGCAATCGTATTGGACaatggaaaaaaattatacttTAACAGAGAGGGAGGACGATGGGTGAAAGGAGAAGGCTTCCCACCATTCGAGTTAGATCTCGACGATACGTTCTCGACAGACTACGTCGAGTACGAAGCTGATGCAGAGAAGAAGACAGAGTCGTTCACGACGAAACACGGATTCCTCATGAGATCTGTGATACAAGACGGAATCATTTGGCACACAGACAACCCGAAAGAGTACGGAGTAAGAGTGTTAACACTGAATGATAAACTTGACGTCATTGTGTTCTCACAGAACGGTAAAGTGCGACAATTCAATAGAAGCGACGAAGGACAACCTTGGATGGAAGTTAAGCCGAAGGTACCGaaggaagagaagaagaagaagaagaagaaggaggaagaggacaTATTCGTCGAAGATGACAAGGCGAAGGTGAAGGGCATTGTCCTGGATCTGTCGAAACAACAGTCAACAGACAAGTTCACGTTCAGAAGAAAGGACGACAAGGAGATATACAAAGTCAAGGAGGAACATAAATTCAAATCAGTACAAGTGGGTGCGTCGCCAGGAGACAAAGATAAGATTTATGTAGCGAAGGACATAGACGAGTTCGTGACGAAGGTGGAGATTGACAGAAGCGACGACCCAGGATACATCAACGACGTGCTCCTGCATCTAGTAGACGGAACGCAGAAGCAATTTGTGAAGGTGGGAAGAAACAAAAAGTGGTGCGAAGTGGTCAGCGTATAA
- a CDS encoding uncharacterized protein (protein of unknown function DUF529 repeat containing protein), whose translation MYVRRTVRSLLIYLLLCYGKKFIDAEEFDKRKRISLSQESLTSNQQRSNSHNERSHQSALNVTQLSHHCNDSNSRRISIPEGLLVQAQNQNNNTNKHILYNGHHGDKNRKKDSLISQRSRDSEAETSSISSYTTSSKSERRSQYRRKPSDETSHSSSEESKKGSQCQMKRRGSEYFLTVDIDAKVSSPYIVYERDALNNTETFRAVSPYLIDMVKSGDEVLWTPNECIFSDKVLIRHDEQGNPILRVYYPELEEQVSETSSGFGVADTTPEPGEPIPTFETEGYLAPIEEHLDALSAITEDESVKLIALDVNKTYTTSKVIHKVEIDGSQTLTCKMGYLIYKVLEGDTELWKHQEGEYPYRVIIGVNYQGAKVVDIRFPGDELLVALDVTYTSSTKEIIYLVEPDGTESFNCRPGFLISKITKGSKYVWEGKEPPYSDRVVLYYDEKGVKNAYVQFYKEYREPPQLTEVYEYIETRRQEPIEYVTVDINEKRSSSRIVFIRNVRRNRNIYTAISPHLIDTVKSGTKVLWKAKDNIYSDKVLIRHDEKGSPVLRVYYPRDYEREYEHATTAIVRSIKEELEQAKPPTLGPREELTLHIIDPRRREKVEMAVGEEMYVLSKRYREPEEEEERYPDNIMMLYDRRGKPVFRVSYPPEEKPELEVPRVKPIPEVPEALPPRELPKVVPKPEVKPPPEVPKVEPEEDMEIIERKEEEKPPEPIILDITTKKTTEELGFLVQDNIATYLPKAGKAFKLVTSGNDQIWRKSEKEEYANKVIMDGLSLMTTTKNVTVYLTDGKIIHFNKTRKGWRKMDPEIQLNINRTSVDFKFDYNIGFDEATYTPKSNFIFKGISDNTAMNEVLSWCTPTTKEIHTSHDKAEYSKKVIRDGTAFMARIKHVSMYLENGTYKHFYRKSRFHPWREISHKISLDVNVKETCYRYEYKVYDTGTYSPKYDFVFKRIYQSPLVWKFSEGEVIWNAEKEEECAILVVIDGTGANSTPSNVTIYLVNGQIRHFSRPTFFSKWREISKDVALDISKIESTLQIDFTLQGKFQYYVANHDFKIKKVVDRNVVLWEAKTPNYCKRAMLRGARTQNKELTLYLPSGPRIFRKQGKKNPWVEATDESAIKTIDVTKNLDENKMEEMKRMHEELLKTFTHEKVHITVEGLSEGEESGYEVKEEGEDKIYELKKDKKCLEVKYGARSLWKYDKEKYWELYPKKIHFMKGKLLVIVDFDIAGLLFRYGPKEEMNLIYSRRPVPLEVDLEDFEPMDEIEYNDQSSYATYEPKHHYSINPLKCGNVKIHDTNDFFNYILKLKVEPARNAKLVYIELVNGKKKHFTKTDEKTWKEMYTKMKRGRKHPTKTMCGPYNSQRSGLRKVHLIHTHEESRYGCFKPYKTGKIVTKADRRISFSRIDRTPSLQHKSHRGIRSTAERSMLVNGIQNSTIPVKIHRILCIAKSERAQMELIHEIAKLKVQMGKWEGCKRHTRKRKDGPIWNNILK comes from the exons ATGTACGTACGCAGGACAGTTAGATCGTTATTGATATATCTGTTGCTGTGTTACGGCAAAAAGTTCATTGATGCGGAAGAATTTGATAAAAGAAAACGGATTTCACTATCACAAGAGTCATTAACATCCAATCAACAACGTTCAAATTCACATAATGAACGATCGCATCAATCAGCTTTAAATGTAACACAACTATCACATCACTGTAACGATTCAAATTCACGTAGAATCAGTATCCCGGAGGGGTTATTAGTACAAGCCCAAAACCAAAACAATAACACAAACAAACACATATTATACAACGGACACCACGGAGATAAAAACCGTAAAAAAGATAGTTTAATCAGCCAAAGGTCAAGAGATTCGGAAGCAGAAACTTCTTCAATTTCTTCATATACAACGAGCAGTAAGTCAGAGCGACGAAGCCAATATAGAAGAAAACCCTCGGACGAAACAAGCCACTCAAGCTCAGAAGAATCCAAAAAGGGGTCACAATGCCAGATGAAGAGAAGAGGCTCAGAATATTTCCTGACGGTCGACATTGACGCTAAAGTAAGCAGCCCCTATATAGTATACGAGAGGGATGCTTTGAATAACACGGAAACATTCAGAGCAGTGAGCCCGTACCTGATAGATATGGTCAAGAGCGGTGACGAAGTGTTGTGGACCCCCAACGAATGTATCTTTTCAGATAAGGTGCTTATTAGGCACGACGAACAAGGAAATCCGATTCTGAGAGTATATTATCCAGAGTTAGAAGAGCAAGTGAGTGAGACGTCGAGTGGATTTGGTGTAGCAGACACCACACCAGAACCGGGAGAACCAATCCCAACCTTTGAAACCGAAGGATACCTAGCACCAATAGAAGAGCATCTGGACGCACTGAGCGCAATCACCGAAGACGAGTCGGTCAAACTCATAGCCCTGGACGTCAATAAAACATACACCACGAGCAAGGTGATTCACAAGGTGGAAATCGACGGCTCGCAGACACTGACGTGTAAAATGGGATATTTGATATATAAGGTGCTAGAAGGAGATACAGAACTGTGGAAACACCAAGAAGGAGAGTACCCATATAGGGTGATAATTGGAGTTAACTACCAAGGAGCAAAGGTGGTAGATATAAGGTTCCCAGGAGACGAACTCTTAGTGGCACTCGACGTAACATACACCAGCTCAACTAAGGAGATAATATACCTAGTAGAGCCGGACGGAACAGAGTCCTTCAATTGTAGACCAGGATTCctaataagtaaaataacaaaaggAAGTAAATACGTGTGGGAAGGAAAAGAACCGCCGTATTCAGATAGAGTTGTGCTGTATTACGACGAAAAAGGAGTAAAAAATGCCTATGTACAATTTTACAAGGAATATCGTGAGCCACCACAATTAACAGAAGTATATGAATACATAGAGACAAGAAGACAAGAACCAATAGAATATGTCACAGTAgatataaatgaaaaaagaAGTAGTTCGAGGATAGTATTCATAAGAAATGTTAGAAGAAATAGAAACATATACACAGCAATTAGCCCACACCTAATAGATACAGTTAAAAGCGGTACAAAGGTGTTATGGAAGGCGAAGGATAATATCTATTCAGACAAAGTGCTTATAAGACATGACGAAAAAGGAAGTCCAGTACTGAGAGTGTATTACCCACGAGACTATGAAAGAGAGTACGAACACGCAACAACAGCAATAGTAAGAAGTATCAAAGAGGAGCTGGAACAAGCAAAACCGCCGACACTGGGCCCACGAGAAGAGCTGACGTTGCACATCATAGACCCCCGCAGAAGAGAAAAGGTAGAAATGGCAGTAGGAGAAGAAATGTACGTGCTGAGTAAAAGGTACAGAGAAccggaggaagaagaggaaaggTACCCTGACAACATAATGATGCTGTACGACCGAAGAGGAAAGCCAGTGTTTAGAGTAAGCTACCCGCCGGAGGAGAAGCCAGAGCTAGAAGTGCCCAGAGTGAAGCCGATACCAGAGGTGCCGGAAGCGTTGCCGCCCCGAGAACTGCCGAAAGTGGTGCCAAAACCAGAAGTGAAGCCACCACCAGAAGTGCCAAAGGtagaacctgaagaagatatGGAGATCATAGAGAGGaaagaggaagagaagCCACCCGAGCCAATAATACTCGACATAACCACGAAGAAAACAACAGAAGAATTAGGGTTCCTGGTCCAAGATAATATCGCAACGTACCTGCCAAAGGCTGGAAAGGCATTTAAACTAGTAACATCAGGAAATGATCAAATATGGAGGAAGTCAGAGAAAGAGGAGTACGCAAACAAAGTCATAATGGACGGATTGAGCCTAATGACTACAACGAAAAATGTAACCGTGTACCTGACGGACGGAAAAATCATACACTTCAATAAGACGCGGAAGGGCTGGAGGAAAATGGACCCGGAAATACAGCTTAACATAAACAGAACCTCAGTAGATTTTAAGTTCGACTATAACATAGGCTTCGACGAAGCAACATACACGCCGAAGTCAAACTTCATATTCAAGGGAATCAGCGACAACACGGCAATGAACGAGGTACTCTCATGGTGCACGCCAACAACAAAGGAAATACACACCTCGCACGATAAAGCAGAGTACTCGAAAAAGGTCATCAGAGACGGAACGGCGTTCATGGCGAGAATCAAGCACGTCTCAATGTACCTGGAAAACGGAACCTATAAGCACTTCTACAGAAAGTCGAGGTTCCACCCGTGGAGAGAAATCTCGCATAAAATCTCCCTGGACGTAAACGTGAAGGAGACGTGCTACAGATACGAATACAAGGTCTACGACACGGGAACGTACTCGCCGAAGTACGACTTCGTCTTCAAAAGAATATACCAAAGTCCGCTCGTGTGGAAGTTCAGCGAAGGAGAAGTGATATGGAACgcagaaaaggaagaagagtgCGCAATCCTGGTGGTGATCGACGGAACGGGAGCAAACTCGACGCCGAGCAACGTGACAATATACCTGGTCAACGGACAGATCAGACACTTCTCAAGGCcgaccttcttcagcaagTGGAGAGAGATCTCGAAGGATGTGGCACTGGACATAAGCAAGATAGAAAGCACGCTCCAAATAGACTTCACGCTGCAAGGAAAGTTCCAATACTACGTAGCGAACCACGACTTTAAGATAAAGAAGGTGGTGGACAGAAACGTGGTCCTGTGGGAAGCAAAGACGCCGAACTACTGCAAAAGAGCAATGCTGCGAGGAGCAAGGACGCAAAACAAGGAGCTGACGCTGTACCTGCCATCAGGACCGAGAATATTCAGAAAACAGGGAAAGAAGAACCCGTGGGTGGAAGCAACAGACGAATCAGCAATAAAGACAATAGACGTGACGAAAAACCTGGACGAAAACAAGATGGAAGAGATGAAGAGAATGCACGAGGAGCTCCTGAAGACGTTCACCCATGAAAAGGTGCATATAACAGTGGAAGGCCTGagtgaaggagaagaaagCGGATATGAAGTgaaagaggaaggagaagacAAGATAtacgagctgaagaaggacaaAAAGTGCCTGGAGGTTAAGTACGGGGCAAGGTCGCTGTGGAAATACGACAAGGAGAAGTACTGGGAACTGTACCCGAAAAAGATACATTTCATGAAGGGTAAGCTCCTGGTAATAGTGGACTTCGACATCGCGGGTCTGCTCTTCAGATACGGCCCGAAGGAGGAAATGAACCTGATCTACAGCAGAAGACCAGTGCCGCTGGAAGTCGACCTGGAAGACTTCGAGCCGATGGACGAAATCGAGTACAACGACCAGTCGTCGTACGCGACCTACGAGCCGAAACATCACTACTCGATCAATCCGCTGAAGTGCGGAAACGTGAAAATACATGACACCAACGACTTCTTCAACTACATCCTGAAACTGAAGGTGGAGCCTGCGAGGAACGCGAAGCTTGTGTACATAGAGCTCGTGAAcggaaagaagaagcactTCACAAAAACGGACGAAAAAACGTGGAAGGAA ATGTATACGAAAATGAAGCGTGGGAGAAAGCATCCTACTAAAACTATGTGTGGTCCGTATAACAGTCAACGCAGCGGGCTTCGTAAAGTTCATTTGATTCACACACACGAAGAATCAAGG TATGGCTGTTTCAAGCCGTACAAAACAGGGAAAATTGTGACTAAAGCAGATCGTCGGATCAGCTTCAGTCGAATCGACCGAACACCGAGTTTACAACATAAATCACACAGAGGAATTAGATCAACGGCT GAAAGGTCGATGTTGGTTAATGGAATCCAGAATTCCACGATACCAGTGAAGATACACAGGATACTGTGTATCGCAAAAAGTGAGCGCGCACAGATGGAGTTAATCCATGAAATCGCAAAAT TAAAGGTGCAGATGGGTAAGTGGGAAGGGTGTAAGCGGCACacaagaaaaagaaaagatGGGCCGATATGGaataacatattaaaataa